A window of Echeneis naucrates chromosome 13, fEcheNa1.1, whole genome shotgun sequence contains these coding sequences:
- the gjd1b gene encoding gap junction delta-2 protein has product MGEWTILERLLEAAVQQHSTMIGRILLTVVVIFRILIVAIVGETVYEDEQDMFICNTLQPGCNQACYDKAFPISHIRYWVFQIILVCTPSLCFITYSVHQSAKQRDRRYSFLYPIMERDYGGRDGARKLRNINGILVQHGGDGGGGKEEPDCLEVKEIPNAPRGLTHGKSSKVRRQEGISRFYIIQVVFRNALEIGFLAGQYFLYGFSVPGIFECDRYPCLKEVECYVSRPTEKTVFLVFMFAVSGICVVLNLAELNHLGWRKIKAAIRGVQARRKSICEIRKKDMAHLSQPPNLGRTQSSESAYV; this is encoded by the exons ATGGGAGAGTGGACCATCCTCGAGCGCCTCCTGGAGGCCGCAGTGCAGCAGCACTCAACTATGATTGGAAG GATCCTGCTGACAGTGGTGGTAATCTTCCGTATCCTGATCGTGGCCATCGTGGGGGAGACGGTGTACGAGGATGAGCAGGACATGTTCATCTGCAACACCCTGCAGCCGGGCTGCAACCAGGCCTGCTATGACAAAGCCTTTCCCATTTCCCACATCCGCTACTGGGTCTTCCAGATCATACTGGTGTGCACACCCAGCCTCTGCTTCATCACCTACTCCGTCCATCAGTCGGCCAAGCAGAGGGACCGGCGCTACTCCTTTCTCTACCCCATCATGGAGAGGGACTACGGGGGAAGGGATGGGGCACGAAAGCTCCGCAACATTAATGGGATTCTGGTTCAGCATGGTGGCGATGGTggtggaggaaaggaagaaCCTGACTGCCTGGAGGTGAAGGAGATACCCAACGCCCCGCGGGGCCTGACCCACGGGAAGAGCTCCAAGGTTCGCCGGCAAGAGGGGATCTCCCGCTTTTACATCATTCAAGTGGTGTTCAGAAACGCACTGGAGATTGGTTTCTTGGCGGGCCAGTACTTCCTTTACGGCTTCAGCGTGCCTGGGATCTTCGAGTGCGACAGGTACCCGTGTCTCAAGGAGGTGGAGTGCTACGTGTCCCGGCCCACGGAGAAAACGGTTTTCCTGGTGTTTATGTTCGCAGTGAGCGGCATCTGCGTGGTGCTCAACCTGGCCGAGCTCAACCATCTGGGCTGGCGCAAGATCAAGGCCGCCATCAGGGGCGTCCAGGCCCGCAGGAAGTCTATCTGTGAGATCAGGAAGAAGGACATGGCCCATTTGTCCCAGCCGCCAAACCTGGGACGCACACAGTCCAGCGAATCGGCCTACGTCTGA